One region of Oryza sativa Japonica Group chromosome 5, ASM3414082v1 genomic DNA includes:
- the LOC4339803 gene encoding casein kinase 1-like protein 2 isoform X1, whose translation MEPRIGNKFRVGRKLGSGSFGEIYLGTNVQTNEEVAIKLENVKTKHPQLLYESKLYRILQGGTGIPNVKWFGVEGDYNVLVMDLLGPSLEDLFSFCNRKLSLKTVLMLADQMINRVEFVHSKSFLHRDIKPDNFLMGLGKRANQVYVIDFGLAKKYRDTSTHQHIPYRENKNLTGTARYASVNTHLGIEQSRRDDMESLGYVLMYFLRGSLPWQGLKAGNKKQKYEKISERKIATSTEALCRGYPTEFASYFHYCRSLRFEDSPDYQYLKRLFRDLFIREGFQFDYVFDWTILKYQQSQMTSAPPRAIAPATGQSSAMAPIANNNRLSATEEGRRSGWSDMDAMRRQVPPPAINAGSLAKQKSPIGHEQSTSKDAVFSSSTFLGRSSGSSRRPAVSSSREPSTEADQSRSRTTDASPGAFQRSGAPRWSPQMVDSSDNRRTPSGRHPSNAKNYESTIRGIQGLNFDGDDRIQY comes from the exons ATGGAGCCACGCATCGGCAACAAGTTCCGTGTTGGCCGCAAGCTGGGGAGTGGCTCCTTCGGGGAGATCTACCTTG GTACCAATGTTCAGACCAACGAGGAGGTCGCTATTAAGCTC GAAAATGTGAAGACCAAGCATCCACAACTGCTGTATGAGTCGAAGCTGTACAGAATACTCCAGGGAGGAA CTGGAATTCCAAATGTTAAGTGGTTTGGTGTCGAGGGTGATTACAATGTTTTGGTAATGGACTTACTAGGACCAAGCCTTGAAgatcttttcagtttttgtaaCAGGAAGCTGTCTCTAAAAACTGTTTTGATGCTTGCTGATCAAATG ATCAATCGCGTCGAATTTGTTCACTCCAAGTCTTTCTTGCATAGAGATATTAAGCCAGATAATTTTCTCATGGGCCTAGGTAAAAGGGCAAATCAG GTCTATGTCATAGATTTTGGACTTGCAAAGAAGTACAGGGATACATCAACACACCAGCACATCCCATATAG GGAGAACAAGAACTTGACGGGAACAGCAAGATATGCAAGTGTAAACACTCATCTTGGAATTG AACAAAGCCGGAGGGATGACATGGAATCTCTTGGATATGTACTGATGTACTTCTTGAGAGGAAG CCTTCCGTGGCAGGGTCTAAAAGCTGGgaacaagaaacaaaaatatgagaaaaTCAGCGAAAGGAAAATTGCTACTTCAACTGAG GCCCTCTGTCGTGGATATCCTACTGAATTTGCATCTTACTTCCATTATTGCCGCTCGCTGCGCTTTGAAGATTCGCCAGACTACCAATATTTGAAGAGATTGTTCAGAGACCTTTTTATTCGAGAGG GATTTCAGTTTGATTATGTTTTTGACTGGACAATCCTGAAGTATCAACAGTCACAGATGACCAGTGCTCCACCACGTGCCATT GCCCCTGCAACAGGACAAAGCTCGGCGATGGCTCCTATAGCAAATAATAACAGGCTGTCAG CCACCGAAGAGGGAAGGAGAAGCGGCTGGTCAGATATGGATGCGATGCGGCGTCAGGTTCCACCTCCAGCTATAAATGCAGGCAGCCTAGCCAAGCAGAAGTCCCCTATCGGACATGAGCAATCAACTTCTAAAGATGCAGTG TTCTCCAGTTCGACTTTTTTGGGACGGTCAAGCGGATCCTCAAGGCGACCTGCTGTCTCTAGTAGCCGAGAACCAAGCACTGAAGCTGACCAGTCACGTAGTCGTACAACAGATGCAAGTCCGGGGGCATTCCAAAGATCAGGGGCCCCGCGGTGGAGTCCACAGATGGTTGACTCCTCTGACAACAGGCGCACGCCTTCTGGCAGGCATCCATCGAATGCTAAGAACTACGAGTCGACCATACGGGGCATCCAGGGCCTAAATTTCGATGGCGATGATAGGATTCAGTACTAG
- the LOC4339803 gene encoding casein kinase 1-like protein 2 isoform X3, with protein MGLGKRANQVYVIDFGLAKKYRDTSTHQHIPYRENKNLTGTARYASVNTHLGIEQSRRDDMESLGYVLMYFLRGSLPWQGLKAGNKKQKYEKISERKIATSTEALCRGYPTEFASYFHYCRSLRFEDSPDYQYLKRLFRDLFIREGFQFDYVFDWTILKYQQSQMTSAPPRAIAPATGQSSAMAPIANNNRLSATEEGRRSGWSDMDAMRRQVPPPAINAGSLAKQKSPIGHEQSTSKDAVFSSSTFLGRSSGSSRRPAVSSSREPSTEADQSRSRTTDASPGAFQRSGAPRWSPQMVDSSDNRRTPSGRHPSNAKNYESTIRGIQGLNFDGDDRIQY; from the exons ATGGGCCTAGGTAAAAGGGCAAATCAG GTCTATGTCATAGATTTTGGACTTGCAAAGAAGTACAGGGATACATCAACACACCAGCACATCCCATATAG GGAGAACAAGAACTTGACGGGAACAGCAAGATATGCAAGTGTAAACACTCATCTTGGAATTG AACAAAGCCGGAGGGATGACATGGAATCTCTTGGATATGTACTGATGTACTTCTTGAGAGGAAG CCTTCCGTGGCAGGGTCTAAAAGCTGGgaacaagaaacaaaaatatgagaaaaTCAGCGAAAGGAAAATTGCTACTTCAACTGAG GCCCTCTGTCGTGGATATCCTACTGAATTTGCATCTTACTTCCATTATTGCCGCTCGCTGCGCTTTGAAGATTCGCCAGACTACCAATATTTGAAGAGATTGTTCAGAGACCTTTTTATTCGAGAGG GATTTCAGTTTGATTATGTTTTTGACTGGACAATCCTGAAGTATCAACAGTCACAGATGACCAGTGCTCCACCACGTGCCATT GCCCCTGCAACAGGACAAAGCTCGGCGATGGCTCCTATAGCAAATAATAACAGGCTGTCAG CCACCGAAGAGGGAAGGAGAAGCGGCTGGTCAGATATGGATGCGATGCGGCGTCAGGTTCCACCTCCAGCTATAAATGCAGGCAGCCTAGCCAAGCAGAAGTCCCCTATCGGACATGAGCAATCAACTTCTAAAGATGCAGTG TTCTCCAGTTCGACTTTTTTGGGACGGTCAAGCGGATCCTCAAGGCGACCTGCTGTCTCTAGTAGCCGAGAACCAAGCACTGAAGCTGACCAGTCACGTAGTCGTACAACAGATGCAAGTCCGGGGGCATTCCAAAGATCAGGGGCCCCGCGGTGGAGTCCACAGATGGTTGACTCCTCTGACAACAGGCGCACGCCTTCTGGCAGGCATCCATCGAATGCTAAGAACTACGAGTCGACCATACGGGGCATCCAGGGCCTAAATTTCGATGGCGATGATAGGATTCAGTACTAG
- the LOC4339803 gene encoding casein kinase 1-like protein 2 isoform X4, producing MESLGYVLMYFLRGSLPWQGLKAGNKKQKYEKISERKIATSTEALCRGYPTEFASYFHYCRSLRFEDSPDYQYLKRLFRDLFIREGFQFDYVFDWTILKYQQSQMTSAPPRAIAPATGQSSAMAPIANNNRLSATEEGRRSGWSDMDAMRRQVPPPAINAGSLAKQKSPIGHEQSTSKDAVFSSSTFLGRSSGSSRRPAVSSSREPSTEADQSRSRTTDASPGAFQRSGAPRWSPQMVDSSDNRRTPSGRHPSNAKNYESTIRGIQGLNFDGDDRIQY from the exons ATGGAATCTCTTGGATATGTACTGATGTACTTCTTGAGAGGAAG CCTTCCGTGGCAGGGTCTAAAAGCTGGgaacaagaaacaaaaatatgagaaaaTCAGCGAAAGGAAAATTGCTACTTCAACTGAG GCCCTCTGTCGTGGATATCCTACTGAATTTGCATCTTACTTCCATTATTGCCGCTCGCTGCGCTTTGAAGATTCGCCAGACTACCAATATTTGAAGAGATTGTTCAGAGACCTTTTTATTCGAGAGG GATTTCAGTTTGATTATGTTTTTGACTGGACAATCCTGAAGTATCAACAGTCACAGATGACCAGTGCTCCACCACGTGCCATT GCCCCTGCAACAGGACAAAGCTCGGCGATGGCTCCTATAGCAAATAATAACAGGCTGTCAG CCACCGAAGAGGGAAGGAGAAGCGGCTGGTCAGATATGGATGCGATGCGGCGTCAGGTTCCACCTCCAGCTATAAATGCAGGCAGCCTAGCCAAGCAGAAGTCCCCTATCGGACATGAGCAATCAACTTCTAAAGATGCAGTG TTCTCCAGTTCGACTTTTTTGGGACGGTCAAGCGGATCCTCAAGGCGACCTGCTGTCTCTAGTAGCCGAGAACCAAGCACTGAAGCTGACCAGTCACGTAGTCGTACAACAGATGCAAGTCCGGGGGCATTCCAAAGATCAGGGGCCCCGCGGTGGAGTCCACAGATGGTTGACTCCTCTGACAACAGGCGCACGCCTTCTGGCAGGCATCCATCGAATGCTAAGAACTACGAGTCGACCATACGGGGCATCCAGGGCCTAAATTTCGATGGCGATGATAGGATTCAGTACTAG
- the LOC4339803 gene encoding casein kinase 1-like protein 2 isoform X2 has protein sequence MEPRIGNKFRVGRKLGSGSFGEIYLGTNVQTNEEVAIKLENVKTKHPQLLYESKLYRILQGGTGIPNVKWFGVEGDYNVLVMDLLGPSLEDLFSFCNRKLSLKTVLMLADQMINRVEFVHSKSFLHRDIKPDNFLMGLGKRANQVYVIDFGLAKKYRDTSTHQHIPYRENKNLTGTARYASVNTHLGIEQSRRDDMESLGYVLMYFLRGSLPWQGLKAGNKKQKYEKISERKIATSTEALCRGYPTEFASYFHYCRSLRFEDSPDYQYLKRLFRDLFIREGFQFDYVFDWTILKYQQSQMTSAPPRAIAPATGQSSAMAPIANNNRLSATEEGRRSGWSDMDAMRRQVPPPAINAGSLAKQKSPIGHEQSTSKDAVFDFFGTVKRILKATCCL, from the exons ATGGAGCCACGCATCGGCAACAAGTTCCGTGTTGGCCGCAAGCTGGGGAGTGGCTCCTTCGGGGAGATCTACCTTG GTACCAATGTTCAGACCAACGAGGAGGTCGCTATTAAGCTC GAAAATGTGAAGACCAAGCATCCACAACTGCTGTATGAGTCGAAGCTGTACAGAATACTCCAGGGAGGAA CTGGAATTCCAAATGTTAAGTGGTTTGGTGTCGAGGGTGATTACAATGTTTTGGTAATGGACTTACTAGGACCAAGCCTTGAAgatcttttcagtttttgtaaCAGGAAGCTGTCTCTAAAAACTGTTTTGATGCTTGCTGATCAAATG ATCAATCGCGTCGAATTTGTTCACTCCAAGTCTTTCTTGCATAGAGATATTAAGCCAGATAATTTTCTCATGGGCCTAGGTAAAAGGGCAAATCAG GTCTATGTCATAGATTTTGGACTTGCAAAGAAGTACAGGGATACATCAACACACCAGCACATCCCATATAG GGAGAACAAGAACTTGACGGGAACAGCAAGATATGCAAGTGTAAACACTCATCTTGGAATTG AACAAAGCCGGAGGGATGACATGGAATCTCTTGGATATGTACTGATGTACTTCTTGAGAGGAAG CCTTCCGTGGCAGGGTCTAAAAGCTGGgaacaagaaacaaaaatatgagaaaaTCAGCGAAAGGAAAATTGCTACTTCAACTGAG GCCCTCTGTCGTGGATATCCTACTGAATTTGCATCTTACTTCCATTATTGCCGCTCGCTGCGCTTTGAAGATTCGCCAGACTACCAATATTTGAAGAGATTGTTCAGAGACCTTTTTATTCGAGAGG GATTTCAGTTTGATTATGTTTTTGACTGGACAATCCTGAAGTATCAACAGTCACAGATGACCAGTGCTCCACCACGTGCCATT GCCCCTGCAACAGGACAAAGCTCGGCGATGGCTCCTATAGCAAATAATAACAGGCTGTCAG CCACCGAAGAGGGAAGGAGAAGCGGCTGGTCAGATATGGATGCGATGCGGCGTCAGGTTCCACCTCCAGCTATAAATGCAGGCAGCCTAGCCAAGCAGAAGTCCCCTATCGGACATGAGCAATCAACTTCTAAAGATGCAGTG TTCGACTTTTTTGGGACGGTCAAGCGGATCCTCAAGGCGACCTGCTGTCTCTAG
- the LOC4339804 gene encoding vacuolar-processing enzyme encodes MGRGLLCLLLLQLVGLVVAGGGRWRWQEEFLRLPSSDETTRWAVLIAGSNGFYNYRHQADVCHAYQIMRKGGVEEQNIVVMMYDDIAHNPDNPRPGLIFNHPSGPDVYAGVPKDYTGDDVNVNNFLAVLLGNRSALTGSGSGKVVASGPNDHVFVYYADHGGPGVLSMPADGEYLYADDLVKALKKKHAGGGYKSLVVYVEACESGSIFEGLLPSDISVYATTASNAEESSWGTYCPGDDHDAPAAEFDTCLGDLYSVAWMEDAEAHQEGRLAETLRQQYRTVKNRTSDEGTYTLGSHVMQYGDMALAPQSLDLYYMDTSPATANDHKLAAAGAKGSHSYTVSVNQRDADLLYLWRKYRRAGEGTAEKVEARERLVQEMGRRSRVDRSVEMIGGLLLGGAKHKQQVVRERAALVEDWECLRSMVRTFEDQCGSLGQYGIKHMRSFANICNAGVPHHAMAKAASLACPSPPPLHL; translated from the coding sequence ATGGGGCGCGGTCTCCtctgcctgctgctgctgcagctcgtcggcctcgtcgtcgccggcggtgggcggtggcggtggcaggaGGAGTTCCTCCGGCTGCCGTCGTCGGATGAGACGACGAGGTGGGCGGTGCTGATCGCGGGGTCGAATGGGTTCTATAACTACCGGCACCAGGCGGACGTGTGCCACGCGTACCAGATCATGAGGAAGGGAGGCGTGGAGGAGCAAAACATCGTGGTGATGATGTACGACGACATCGCCCACAACCCCGACAACCCCAGGCCTGGGCTCATCTTCAACCACCCTTCCGGCCCCGACGTCTACGCCGGCGTCCCCAAGGATTACACCGGCGACGACGTCAACGTCAACAActtcctcgccgtcctcctcggcaACCGCTCCGCCCTCACCGGCTccggcagcggcaaggtcgtcgCCAGCGGCCCCAACGACCACGTCTTCGTCTACTACGCCGACCACGGCGGCCCCGGCGTCCTGAGCATGCCAGCCGACGGCGAGTACCTGTACGCCGACGACCTGGTCAAGGCGCTCAAGAAGaagcacgccggcggcgggtaCAAGAGCCTGGTCGTGTACGTGGAGGCGTGCGAGTCCGGCAGCATCTTCGAGGGCCTCCTGCCTTCCGACATCTCCGTGTACGCCACCACGGCCTCCAACGCGGAGGAGAGCAGCTGGGGCACCTACTGccccggcgacgaccacgacgcCCCGGCGGCGGAGTTCGACACCTGCCTCGGGGACCTCTACAGCGTGGCGTGGATGGAGGACGCGGAGGCGCACCAGGAGGGGCGCCTCGCCGAGACGCTGCGGCAGCAGTACAGGACGGTGAAGAACCGGACGTCCGACGAGGGCACCTACACGCTCGGCTCCCACGTCATGCAGTACGGCGACATGGCGCTCGCACCGCAGAGCCTGGACCTCTACTACATGGATACATCACCTGCGACGGCGAACGACCACAAATTAGCTGCTGCTGGCGCCAAAGGCAGCCACTCCTACACTGTGTCTGTGAATCAGCGCGACGCCGATCTGCTCTACTTGTGGCGCAAGTACCGGAGAGCCGGCGAGGGGACGGCAGAGAAGGTGGAGGCTCGGGAGCGGCTTGTGCAGGAGATGGGACGGCGATCGCGCGTGGACAGAAGCGTGGAGATGATCGGGGGCCTCCTCTTGGGCGGCGCCAAGCACAAGCAGCAGGTTGTGCGGGAGCGGGCTGCGCTGGTTGAGGACTGGGAGTGCCTCAGGTCGATGGTGCGGACGTTCGAGGATCAGTGTGGGTCGCTGGGACAGTACGGGATAAAGCACATGCGCTCCTTCGCCAACATCTGCAACGCCGGCGTCCCCCACCACGCCATGGCCAAGGCCGCCTCCCTGGCCTGTCCATCCCCTCCTCCGTTACACTTATGA
- the LOC4339805 gene encoding B2 protein, whose protein sequence is MEGYDEREFWQFSDQLRLHNFSSLSIADSIWSSPSPAAVDHSSNKLALANNSNNNATAKTYFNKSVGRPANNNFNFNYNSNSVVVDAFNGKKKAAVDAPAGGGGGGRNNNKKNSSSNDNKMSSRLKKSQLPASESVPKEEAIGGYIFVCNNETMEENLKRQLFGLPSRYRDSVRAIRPGLPLFLYNYSTHQLHGIFEATSFGGSNIDPGAWEDSKCPGGESRFPAQVRVATRKICEPLEEDAFRPVLHHYDGPKFRLELTVAEALSLLDIFAEKLFA, encoded by the coding sequence ATGGAGGGGTACGACGAGCGTGAGTTCTGGCAGTTCAGCGACCAGCTCCGCCTCCACAACTTCTCCAGCCTCTCCATCGCCGACTCCATCTGGTCCTCCCCCTCGCCTGCCGCCGTCGATCATAGCAGCAACAAGCTCGCCCTCGCcaacaacagcaacaacaacGCCACCGCCAAGACCTACTTCAACAAGTCCGTCGGCAGGCCGGCCAACAACAACTTCAACTTCAACTACAACAGCAACAGCGTCGTCGTAGATGCGTTCAACGGGAAGAAGAAGGCCGCTGTCGACGCTcctgctggaggaggaggaggaggcaggaacaacaacaagaagaacagcagcagcaacgacaACAAGATGAGCAGCAGGTTGAAGAAGAGCCAGCTGCCGGCGTCGGAGTCGGTGCCAAAGGAGGAGGCGATCGGGGGATACATATTCGTGTGCAACAACGAGACGATGGAGGAGAATCTCAAGAGGCAGCTGTTCGGCCTGCCATCCAGGTACAGGGACTCGGTGAGGGCCATCAGGCCCGGCCTCCCGCTCTTCCTCTACAACTACTCCACCCACCAGCTTCACGGCATCTTCGAGGCCACCAGCTTCGGCGGATCCAACATCGATCCCGGCGCTTGGGAGGACAGCAAGTGCCCCGGCGGCGAGTCCAGGTTCCCAGCGCAGGTTCGGGTGGCCACGCGCAAGATCTGTGAGCCGCTGGAGGAGGACGCCTTCAGGCCCGTGCTGCACCACTACGACGGCCCCAAGTTCCGCCTCGAGCTCACCGTCGCCGAGGCCCTATCCCTTCTTGACATCTTCGCCGAGAAGCTCTTCGCCTGA
- the LOC4339806 gene encoding vacuolar cation/proton exchanger 1b, translating into MPVSRMMMESNTMAKEMAVRHHLLPGSPRRRTAHNLSSSSLRKSSDASLLHKVPCAALRSLLANLNDVLLTTRLFLLFPAVLLAIAATYLHFGQVWVFVLSLIGLVPLAERLSFLTEQIAFYTGPTVGGLLNATFGNVTEVIIALLALREGKIEVVKCSLLGSILSNLLLVLGTSLFLAGIANLRAHQPYDTKQAHVNTALLMLAVLCHSLPLMLRYAVTSGDHAIVSGDAALHLSRACSILMLIAYLAYLFFQLNTHRQLFEPQQVEDDDDDDLVIAQDDEPVLGFSSAMIWLALMTLLTALLSGYVVSTIEAASESWELSVSFISIILLPIVGNAAEHAGAVIFALKNKMDITLGVSLGSATQISMFVVPVSVIVAWTMGIPMDLDFNLLETGSLFLAILVTAFTLQEGESHYLKGLILVLCYAVISVCFFVIRRRSAGGTDGVHHLDVIV; encoded by the exons ATGCCAGTGTCGCGGATGATGATGGAGTCGAATACGATGGCCAAGGAGATGGCCGTGCGGCACCACCTCCTTCCGGggtctcctcgccgccgcaccgcacACAACCTCTCATCTTCCTCCCTCCGCAAAAGCTCCGACGCCTCCCTCCTCCACAAGGTTCCCTGCGCCGCCCTCCGCTCCCTCCTCGCCAATCTCAACGACGTCCTCCTCACCACCaggctcttcctcctcttccccgccgtcctcctcgccatcgccgccacttACCTCCACTTCGGACAG GTGTGGGTGTTTGTGCTTAGCTTAATCGGCCTCGTTCCTCTTGCTGAGCGACTCAGCTTCCTCACCGA GCAGATTGCATTTTACACCGGTCCTACTG TGGGAGGACTACTGAACGCGACATTTGGGAACGTGACGGAGGTGATAATCGCGCTGTTGGCGCTGCGAGAAGGAAAGATTGAGGTGGTGAAATGCTCCCTGCTGGGATCCATCCTCTCCAACCTGCTGCTTGTCCTCGGCACCTCCCTCTTCCTCGCCGGCATCGCCAACCTCCGCGCCCACCAGCCGTACGACACCAAGCAAGCTCACGTCAACACCGCCCTCCTCATGCTCGCCGTCCTCTGCCACTCCCTGCCGCTCATGCTCAGGTACGCCGTCACCTCCGGCGACCACGCCATCgtctccggcgacgccgccctccaccTGTCGCGTGCCTGCAGCATCCTCATGCTCATCGCCTACCTGGCCTACCTCTTCTTCCAACTCAACACGCATCGCCAGCTGTTTGAGCCCCAACAG gttgaggatgatgacgacgatgatttAGTGATCGCTCAAGATGATGAGCCAGTACTGGGATTCTCGAGTGCCATGATTTGGCTGGCTCTCATGACTCTCCTGACTGCGCTCTTGTCAGGGTATGTTGTGAGCACAATTGAg GCGGCCTCAGAATCATGGGAACTATCAGTGAGCTTCATTAGCATCATCTTGCTTCCCATCGTTGGGAACGCAGCAGAGCATGCCGGTGCCGTCATATTTGCTCTCAAGAACAAGATG GATATTACTCTCGGAGTGTCTTTGGGCTCTGCCACACAGATCTCCATGTTTGTG GTTCCAGTGAGTGTGATTGTAGCCTGGACTATGGGAATCCCAATGGATCTTGATTTCAACCTGCTGGAGACTGGCTCTCTGTTTCTAGCAATATTAGTGACAGCCTTCACCCTCCAG gAGGGAGAATCACATTATCTGAAGGGATTGATTCTTGTCCTGTGCTACGCTGTCATCAGCGTGTGCTTTTTCGTTATAAGACGGCGTTCTGCAG gaGGGACGGACGGTGTTCACCATCTGGATGTGATTGTGTAG